From the Chloroflexota bacterium genome, the window GCCGGAGCAGAGCAGCAGCTCGGTCAGCGCCTGTTTGTCCTCCAGGGTGATCCCCTCCGCCGGGGCTGGCAACAGAGCGGATCCGCCGCCGGAGATCAGGCAGATGACCAGATCATCTGGGCCCAGATCTCGCAGCCAGCTCTGCAGGTGTTGCACTCCGGCCAGCCCGGCCTCGTCAGGAACCGGATGCCCGGCCTCGATCAGCTCGATCTGAGGAGGGACCGCGGCGCGGGAGGAGGCGGGCGGGGGATCGCCGCCGCGGCCGAATCGCACCTGCCAGGAGCCTGCCGCGGCCGTATGCCCGTATTTCACGATAACCGTCCCCCCCGTGATCCGATCGCCCAGGATCTCGGCCACGGCCGCGGCCATGGGGGCGCTGGCCTTCCCTCCTCCGATCACGATCACGCGCCGGAAGGCGTTCAGGTCGTAGGTATGCCCATCGACTTCCAGGATGTGATCGTGGCGACGCATGTGGCGTCGTATCGCCTCGGCCGGGTCCACCGCGGCCAGGGCGGCGGCCATGATCTCGATCAACTGCTGACGGCGATCTGCGCGAAGCGTCTCGGTGTTCATGGGCGACCTCCACGGATACCTCTGCTGCCTCTGATGAGGCCTCTGGTGTGTGCCTGGATCGGTCGGATCGTCATGGGGTGATCTCCGCGAGCACCTCTGTGACCGCCTGTTCGGGCGTGGTGCGGCCGGTGATGACCTCTCGTTCCGCCCACTGCAGCGCGCGGGAGATGGCGGTGAAGGCCTCGTAGTGCGGGCGGGGTTGGGCGGCCTCCAGTTGCCAGCGGACGAAGGAGACGTAAGGGTCCTCCTCGTCCCAGAGCGCCAGGGCGGCGCGACGGGTGGGCAGCCGATGACTGGCCAGCGTCCAGGTTCCCATGTGCTCCGGCTGCAGGAGCCAAGCGATCAGCCGGGCGGCCGCTTCCCGGCGTTCCGGCTCTCGGGCGGTGATGGCCAGCATCCACCCATGGCTGATGGTCACGGTTCGGCCGTCCCACGTCGGCGTGGTGGCGTATCTCACCCATCCGGCCTGGGGCCGGGTGCTCATGAACTGTGAGGCGCGTACTTGGGCCATCTGGACCTCGCCGTCCAGCAGAGCTGCCCAGCACGCGCTCGTGTCTGGCAGTGCCAGCACGAGCTCCGGGATGCGATCGCTTTGTCGAGCGGTCGCCAGGAATTCCAGCACGCGGCGCAGCGCGAGGGCATCTACCGGGGGATCTGCGGCCGGGTCGAAGCGGCCTCCCGCCCCCAGGTATTGGATCAGGAAGTGATCGTTCACCCGCCCTTCCTCCATCGCCCCGGGGATCGCATAGGTGACCTGGCTGGAGAGGAGCTCCTCCCACGTCTTGGGCGGTGTGGCGATCACGCGGCTGTCGTAGGCCATGTGCTCGACGTCGGCGTCCCACTGGAGGCCGAAGAGCTCATCGCCGATCTGTCCCGCCTGCTGTGCGAAGGGAAACAGATCGTTTCGGATCTCGTCGGACACGAGGGAATCCAGGGGGTGCAGCAGCCCCGCCCGGGCGGCGATGGCCAGCTCATCGCTGTGGATGGTGACCAGGTCGGGCAGCACGGAGGGCGCGGCCGCGGAGGCCGTGCGCAGGAAGTCCAAGATGCCGCCCTTGCCGAAGGGCTTCTTCAGGACCACGTGCACGTTCGGCTCCCCCGTCTGCTGGGAGAAGGCCTGGAGTTGCTCCTGGAGCACCTGAGCGGCGGGCGAGTCCGAGAAAGGCCCCGGCGCGTGGTCCTCCGGGGTCCACCAGACCAGCGATCGGACGGGGCGGCGGGACGACGACGGTGTGGGCGTGGTCGCGGGCGGCGTCGACTGCCGGATGACCTCGCCCGGGGTGGGGGTGGACGGAGGGAGGGTGGTGGGACGTGATGAGGGCCGATCGGATCGGCCGAAGGGCACGTCGCAACCCACCAACGTCGAGACGACGAGTGCCAGGCACGCGAGGATCGAGATTAGAAGTCGATCACGCCGATGGTGGCTCACGGTTTTCCTGCCCTCCCAAGAGCGTGTCTGAGGAATCCCGTTGCTCCTGCCATGGGAAGCCCCTCCGGAAAAGCCTTCCTCTCCGCCTCCGCTCTGCCCGGCCTCGGCCCAGGCCTCTACGGGTCGGACGCACTCGAAGAGACGCGGCCCCAGTCCGCTCGCTCATGTTGGCACATATGACGAGGTGGACGATCCGTTTCCACATGGCGGAGACGTGGTCCCGCTTTGGAGCAATCCGATAAAGGCAAGCCCTGGATTGGCGCGATCAATCCAGGGCTTGTGTGGGTCCGTGATCTCCTGGGTTAGCGGGCTCGGATGGTCACCCTGCGATGTTCGCCTTCCCCGATGCTTTGCGTGATGACGTCTGGGTGGTCTCGTAGCGCCAGGTGGATGATGCGACGTTCGCGAGCGGGCATGGGCTCCAGGCGGACCGGCTTCCCCGTGCGGACGACTCGCTCGGCCATGCGCAGGGCCAGTTGACGTAGCTGCCGCTCTCGGCGCGTCTTGTATTCCTCCACATCCACTACGATATTCACCCAGCGGCGCCGGCGATGGTTCACCATCAGCCGGACGATGTACTGCAGGGCCGCCAGGGTGTCCCCGCGTCTTCCGATGAGGATGCCCAGGTCATCCCCCTCGATGTTCAGGATCAGGGGGGCCTCCTGTTGTTCTTCTTGCTTCTCCCCCTGATAGCCGCGTACCTTTGCCCGGATACCCATGCGGTCCAGTAAGCCCTGGAGCAACTCGCCGGCCTCGGCCAGGATCTCCTCCGCCTCGGCCGGGGTCGCGATGGGCTCCTCCTCTGGCGCCGCGATCTCCTCGGGGGGCGATTCCTCCACAGGCTCCGGAGCCTGCTCCTGCGGCTCTGGGGCCTGTTCCTGCTGAATGGGGATCAGCCGCACTCGGGCATCCTGGGCTCCGATCCCCAGAAGCCCGCGACTGCCCGGATGGATCACCTCGACCTCTACCTGGTCGCGTCGCAAACCTAGAGCGGCCAGGCCAGCCTCGATCGCAGCTTCCACATTCTTCCCGGTGAAGATTTGATCGGATGCTTCTGTCATAGGCTATTTCCTTTTGCGACGACTGCGTCGAGAGCGCTTGGTGCTACGAGATTTCGCCGGTGCGCTTTCTGGCTGGACGTCCGCGGGGGATGCCCCCTCCGCTTTCTCCCGATCCTGATCCTCCTGCGTGGAGGGCGCCTTCCAGCCCCCCCATCCGGTGACGAAGTACTGCTGGACGATCTGGAGGATGTTGGAAGTGACCCAATACAGGCTCAGCCCGGAGGGCAGCGTCAGGGTGAAGTAGGTGAACATGATGGGCATGAGCAACATCATCTGGTTGGTGAACGATTGTTGCGGGTCGCTGGGCGTGGTCGTCTGCGACATCTTCTGCATGACGATCTGGGAGATCAGGAAGAGGACGGGTAGCACCATGAAGCCCAGCAAGTCCCCGTATCGTCCCTCGCTGATGAAGCGCATGATCCAGCTGATGCCCTGATCCGGCGTGGGGAACGACAGGTCGGGGATCACGAAGAACCGCTGATTGGTGAGCAGCCCCAGGCCGGCCAGCCGGTACAGCGCGGCGTACAGGCCGAACAGAATGGGCATCTGGACCAGCAGGGGGAGGCAGCCTCCCAGAGGGTTGATACCCGCCTCTTTATACAGCTCCATTTGGGCTTGCGCCAGACGTTCACGATCCTTACCATATTTCTTCTGGAGCTCCTGCAGTTTAGGTTGGAGCTCCTGGGTGGCCTTCATGGAGCGCAGCTGCGTGAGCGTCAGCGGCAGCGTGAGGATCTTGATGATGATCGTGAACAGGATGATGGCGAAGCCGTAGCTGTATGGGATGCCCAGACCGCTGATGATGTCGTTGAGGAAGATGAGCGCATTGGTCAAGGGAAAGACGATGAGCGTCTGCCACAATCCCTTTGGGGGCTCGTTGGGGTCGATGGGGCCCCTTTGGACACCGCATCCTGCGAGCAGCAACGCGATGCCGATGAGCAACAGGATAAGGAGCAGGCGTGTATATCGCGATCTGGATGTTGGGTTGGAGTTCTTCATCTAA encodes:
- a CDS encoding extracellular solute-binding protein, producing the protein MSHHRRDRLLISILACLALVVSTLVGCDVPFGRSDRPSSRPTTLPPSTPTPGEVIRQSTPPATTPTPSSSRRPVRSLVWWTPEDHAPGPFSDSPAAQVLQEQLQAFSQQTGEPNVHVVLKKPFGKGGILDFLRTASAAAPSVLPDLVTIHSDELAIAARAGLLHPLDSLVSDEIRNDLFPFAQQAGQIGDELFGLQWDADVEHMAYDSRVIATPPKTWEELLSSQVTYAIPGAMEEGRVNDHFLIQYLGAGGRFDPAADPPVDALALRRVLEFLATARQSDRIPELVLALPDTSACWAALLDGEVQMAQVRASQFMSTRPQAGWVRYATTPTWDGRTVTISHGWMLAITAREPERREAAARLIAWLLQPEHMGTWTLASHRLPTRRAALALWDEEDPYVSFVRWQLEAAQPRPHYEAFTAISRALQWAEREVITGRTTPEQAVTEVLAEITP
- a CDS encoding protein jag; its protein translation is MTEASDQIFTGKNVEAAIEAGLAALGLRRDQVEVEVIHPGSRGLLGIGAQDARVRLIPIQQEQAPEPQEQAPEPVEESPPEEIAAPEEEPIATPAEAEEILAEAGELLQGLLDRMGIRAKVRGYQGEKQEEQQEAPLILNIEGDDLGILIGRRGDTLAALQYIVRLMVNHRRRRWVNIVVDVEEYKTRRERQLRQLALRMAERVVRTGKPVRLEPMPARERRIIHLALRDHPDVITQSIGEGEHRRVTIRAR
- a CDS encoding YidC/Oxa1 family membrane protein insertase, whose amino-acid sequence is MKNSNPTSRSRYTRLLLILLLIGIALLLAGCGVQRGPIDPNEPPKGLWQTLIVFPLTNALIFLNDIISGLGIPYSYGFAIILFTIIIKILTLPLTLTQLRSMKATQELQPKLQELQKKYGKDRERLAQAQMELYKEAGINPLGGCLPLLVQMPILFGLYAALYRLAGLGLLTNQRFFVIPDLSFPTPDQGISWIMRFISEGRYGDLLGFMVLPVLFLISQIVMQKMSQTTTPSDPQQSFTNQMMLLMPIMFTYFTLTLPSGLSLYWVTSNILQIVQQYFVTGWGGWKAPSTQEDQDREKAEGASPADVQPESAPAKSRSTKRSRRSRRKRK